A genomic segment from Diospyros lotus cultivar Yz01 chromosome 5, ASM1463336v1, whole genome shotgun sequence encodes:
- the LOC127801095 gene encoding RING-H2 finger protein ATL80-like — MLGSGMNLITTVIGFGMSATFIVFVCTRLICGRIRGVESRRMFEIDSMIDLEQPEHPNSGLELVVIAAIPTMKFNHEDFSSPEDAQCTICLGEYQEKEELRIMPNCGHNFHLACIDEWLRKQATCPICRLPLQEMKHARSAALGGAHSRHWMLPGAGNSEGHGSSELQPEAASGGQELAAHREAETQQ; from the exons ATGCTTGGCTCAGGCATGAACTTGATTACTACGGTCATTGGATTTGGGATGAGTGCCACTTTCATTGTGTTCGTCTGCACCAGGCTCATCTGTGGAAGGATCAGGGGTGTCGAATCCAGGCGAATGTTTGAGATTGATTCCATGATTGATCTTGAACAG CCGGAGCATCCAAACAGCGGGCTGGAATTGGTGGTCATTGCTGCAATCCCAACGATGAAGTTCAACCATGAGGATTTCAGTTCTCCAGAAGATGCACA GTGCACAATATGTTTAGGGGAGTACCAAGAGAAGGAAGAACTAAGAATCATGCCGAATTGTGGCCACAATTTTCATCTCGCATGTATCGATGAATGGCTAAGGAAACAGGCCACCTGCCCGATTTGCAGGCTGCCATTACAGGAAATGAAGCATGCCAGATCGGCAGCACTTGGTGGTGCCCATTCTCGGCATTGGATGCTGCCGGGTGCCGGGAATTCAGAGGGGCACGGCAGCAGCGAGTTGCAACCTGAAGCTGCAAGTGGTGGCCAAGAACTTGCTGCTCACAGAGAAGCAGAAACGCAGCAATGA
- the LOC127802810 gene encoding protein-ribulosamine 3-kinase, chloroplastic isoform X1, whose protein sequence is MVGHLGIICSSSCFLSLPCHRRPFLTKRRPLALAAMGDDPIREWILSEGKATEITRISPIGGGCINLAHRYDTDAGSFFVKTNRTIGPSMFEGEALGLGAMYETKSIHVPRPFKVGAFPTGGSYIIMEFIEFGVSRAGQSVLGRKLAEMHKAGKSEKGFGFDVDNTIGSTPQINTWTSDWIEFYAKHRLGYQLKLARDQYGDSTIYERGQRLVKNMGPLFENIVIEPCLLHGDLWSGNISSDKNGEPVILDPACYYGHNEAEFGMSWCAGFGGSFYNAYFEVMPKQPGFEKRRDLYMLYHYLNHYNLFGSGYRPSVMSIIDDYLRMLKG, encoded by the exons atggttgGACATCTGGGAATCATTTGCTCCAGctcttgctttctttctctgCCTTGTCATCGTCGACCCTTCTTGACCAAACGCAGACCATTAGCTC TGGCAGCCATGGGTGATGATCCAATACGTGAGTGGATTCTGTCTGAAGGAAAGGCTACAGAGATTACAAGGATTAGTCCTATTGGTGGTGGTTGCATCAATCTTGCCCATCGCTATGACACTGATGCTGGttctttctttgttaaaacAAACAG GACTATTGGACCCTCAATGTTTGAGGGAGAGGCTTTGGGTTTAGGTGCTATGTATGAAACCAAGTCAATCCATGTACCAAGACCATTTAAG GTAGGAGCCTTTCCAACAGGTGGTTCATATATTATTATGGAATTTATTGAATTTGGTGTATCTAGAGCCGGTCAG TCTGTATTGGGGAGGAAACTTGCTGAAATGCATAAAGCAGGGAAGTCAGAGAAAGGCTTTGGCTTTGATGTTGATAACACCATTGGCAG TACTCCACAGATAAACACTTGGACATCAGATTGGATTGAATTTTATGCAAAGCATAGATTGGGTTACCAACTGAAGTTGGCACGAGATCAATATGGTGATTCCACCATTTATGAAAGAG GTCAGAGACTGGTCAAGAATATGGGACCTCTCTTTGAAAATATTGTTATAGAGCCATGTCTACTCCATGGAGACTTATGGAGTGGTAATATCAGCTCTGACAAAAATGGCGAGCCTGTCATACTTGACCCTGCATGTTATT ACGGACATAATGAGGCAGAATTTGGCATGTCATGGTGCGCTGGATTTGGAGGATCTTTTTATAATGCATATTTTGAG GTGATGCCCAAACAACCAGGATTTGAAAAGCGAAGAGACCTTTATATGCTCTACCACTACTTGAACCATTACAATCTTTTTGGTTCTGGTTACCGGCCATCAGTCATGTCCATCATCGATGACTACTTGCGGATGTTAAAGGGCTAG
- the LOC127802810 gene encoding protein-ribulosamine 3-kinase, chloroplastic isoform X2, with amino-acid sequence MVGHLGIICSSSCFLSLPCHRRPFLTKRRPLALAAMGDDPIREWILSEGKATEITRISPIGGGCINLAHRYDTDAGSFFVKTNRTIGPSMFEGEALGLGAMYETKSIHVPRPFKSVLGRKLAEMHKAGKSEKGFGFDVDNTIGSTPQINTWTSDWIEFYAKHRLGYQLKLARDQYGDSTIYERGQRLVKNMGPLFENIVIEPCLLHGDLWSGNISSDKNGEPVILDPACYYGHNEAEFGMSWCAGFGGSFYNAYFEVMPKQPGFEKRRDLYMLYHYLNHYNLFGSGYRPSVMSIIDDYLRMLKG; translated from the exons atggttgGACATCTGGGAATCATTTGCTCCAGctcttgctttctttctctgCCTTGTCATCGTCGACCCTTCTTGACCAAACGCAGACCATTAGCTC TGGCAGCCATGGGTGATGATCCAATACGTGAGTGGATTCTGTCTGAAGGAAAGGCTACAGAGATTACAAGGATTAGTCCTATTGGTGGTGGTTGCATCAATCTTGCCCATCGCTATGACACTGATGCTGGttctttctttgttaaaacAAACAG GACTATTGGACCCTCAATGTTTGAGGGAGAGGCTTTGGGTTTAGGTGCTATGTATGAAACCAAGTCAATCCATGTACCAAGACCATTTAAG TCTGTATTGGGGAGGAAACTTGCTGAAATGCATAAAGCAGGGAAGTCAGAGAAAGGCTTTGGCTTTGATGTTGATAACACCATTGGCAG TACTCCACAGATAAACACTTGGACATCAGATTGGATTGAATTTTATGCAAAGCATAGATTGGGTTACCAACTGAAGTTGGCACGAGATCAATATGGTGATTCCACCATTTATGAAAGAG GTCAGAGACTGGTCAAGAATATGGGACCTCTCTTTGAAAATATTGTTATAGAGCCATGTCTACTCCATGGAGACTTATGGAGTGGTAATATCAGCTCTGACAAAAATGGCGAGCCTGTCATACTTGACCCTGCATGTTATT ACGGACATAATGAGGCAGAATTTGGCATGTCATGGTGCGCTGGATTTGGAGGATCTTTTTATAATGCATATTTTGAG GTGATGCCCAAACAACCAGGATTTGAAAAGCGAAGAGACCTTTATATGCTCTACCACTACTTGAACCATTACAATCTTTTTGGTTCTGGTTACCGGCCATCAGTCATGTCCATCATCGATGACTACTTGCGGATGTTAAAGGGCTAG